In one Dermacentor variabilis isolate Ectoservices chromosome 4, ASM5094787v1, whole genome shotgun sequence genomic region, the following are encoded:
- the LOC142580164 gene encoding uncharacterized protein LOC142580164 produces the protein MMRLMGVQVMSDQAFFNYQKAYLLSSVTTSEQVQASAQMEKEGLIRGLKFLSEQGMIVSSLTTDRHSGIKKHMRLQCLEINHHFNVWHVAKGIRKKLAAASRRAGCSAITEWTQAITNRLYWCACACGGNGDMLVAARSSMLNHIKNRHEGHGGLYPRCLHGQSRHMQWLTADSPAYKQIERIVAAPLLLKDIRQLSPSVQIYSLESFHWVLNGFAPKYTAFTHEGMKAR, from the exons ATGATGCGGCTGATGGGTGTGCAAGTCATGAGCGACCAGGCTTTCTTCAATTACCAGAAGGCATACCTTCTTTCTTCAGTCACCACG AGTGAACAAGTGCAGGCAAGTGCCCAGATGGAAAAAGAGGGCCTCATAAGAGGTCTCAAATTTCTTTCTGAGCAAGGCATGATTGTGAGCTCATTGACTACAGACCGCCACTCGGGAATTAAGAAGCACATGCGGCTGCAATGTCTGGAGATCAACCATCACTTCAatgtgtggcatgttgcaaagg GCATCAGGAAAAAGCTGGCTGCAGCTTCACGAAGGGCTGGATGCAGTGCCATTACAGAATGGACACAAGCCATCACTAATCGTCTGTACTGGTGTGCATGCGCTTGCGGTGGCAATGGGGACATGCTGGTGGCGGCACGGAGTAGCATGCTGAACCACATTAAGAACAGACATGAAGGACATGGTGGCCTGTACCCCCGCTGTCTTCACGGACAATCCCGCCACATGCAATGGCTCACTGCTG ACTCTCCAGCCTACAAGCAAATTGAGCGCATTGTGGCAGCACCACTGTTGCTGAAGGACATCCGCCagctgtcaccatctgttcagaTATACAGCCTGGAGTCCTTCCACTGGGTTCTAAATGGTTTTGCCCCAAAGTATACTGCATTCACACATGAAGGCATGAAGGCCCGATGA